CAAGGAAAAAAGGCCATCACTGTTAAGTGGGAGGGACCCCTGAACCACAGAAAACTAGAATACAGAAATAAACCCACCACCCCCTTAAAAAAGCTGTACAGAAGTGAAGTAGACTATAAAAGTTGATCTgatatttttacttaattttaaattctgtattaaaaattaatacattaaacTCTTATAAAAGTAAGGCACATGCAAAACATGTTGTGCAACTTCTGACTTTCAACTCTCTTACTAACTAACAAGCATTATTTTAATTTGGCATTTCTAAAGAGTCATTTTTCCCCATGCAGGATATGTGGAAGAAGGTTAAGTTTGACATTGCACCAGTTAACTCTAGATTCTGTGCTTTCTGTACTACAGTAAGCAGAGATGGTCATATCgtacaaaataaaaaccaactcAAGTGCAGATTCTGAAGGTGATGACCAACATACGAAATCTAAGAATGTGAAGTTATATCCATTATGATACATCAATAATCTTATTCAGTACAGGATGATTTGGCAGCTCCAGTCTGTGTAATGCCAGTGTGCAACTCCCAGTTATCTGTGTCATACAATGCTGAAGACCATGGAAAGGTACTGCTCGTAGGACACCTGAATCCAGCCATCTTGATCAGTATCGTATCGTCGGAACACATCAGTCAACCtctgaaaagggggaaaagaacaTACATTTTTTGTACACCAGGGAAGTTCAGACTGCCAGGTATTCCCCTTGCCACTTAGGTGTCTATAGCTTTGTGAACACTTTGTGTTCATCCCCTCTGTAGACACTTTACAATCTCGTGCGTATAGAGGTAGTTCTTTGTCACGTCTTGTGCCTGAGCTGTGTAGCAGATCCGATTCTAAAACTGCCTTACGATACAATACCTAAGGCTATCTAGGGACTTCTTTACAGGCCAGACAGCTTTTTATAACTGGCttcaaaggcagggaaaaaacaaTGCACAATTCTCGTGAGGCATTTGAGAGTCACCTGGAGACAGAATCCAAGTACCTTATCCACCTCTCATCTTCTAGCCAAATACGCTTTTTGTATCATTAGTATCTGCATAGCCCCAGAGATGGCAGGCAGTATGGACAGCGGACCAAGGTAACTGCCACCATGGTTTCACTAACCTTAGCTGAACGATACTCCCATTTCAAAGCCTCTTTACCAGAGTTTTAAGTTTATAACTCAGTATAATTGGCTAATATTACAAATTAATATAAAGGCAACTGATGCTTCAGCAGCCTTGTGGTTATAGACATAAAGCTTAAAGGAGCAGAACAAAACACCTGTTTGCAAATAACAGAGGTATTACTTTTTCAGGGCACTGCTTTCTCTTCGTGTTGCGTATCAGAAGATATCTTAAGACACTGCTTGCAATGCTGGCCAGTGTAAGAAGAGTAACCTTTTCCCTATCCTGCTAAAACTCAGCTTGTCCACTGCTACAGTTCCCAACTTTTCCCCAAAGCCTTGCatacatttcagaaaagtcagataCACTTGGAGAAACCTTAAGCACTGAGGTGAGGAATCATCCTGTGATTGATTTCTAAACAAAAGAATACACCTGTAAAACTACAGTgttctctctctatatatattcacacatgcatttctgttactgaaaggggcttttttgtttgtttgaaatgtcttttattaCCGTTGCCCCTGCAGGAACAGCAGTGACAGAAGACTGAATAATTCACCTGTTAGGTTAGATTCTTTTTAGtcagagagaaacaaaaaccTCACAATTCAGATTACAAGAATTATGGGCACCAGGGGACAAGACACACTCCAGTTTTAACATGCTCAGGATCCAGAGGAAGTGTGCCTATTAAACTATTGAAATAGcgttaaatgttttccttttaaaacacagattattttacatttttttgccCCATAGAAGTCAAACATGTCAAAAAAATCTTATCAAATTTACTTGTGATGCAAATGGATAACAAGTGAAAACCAGTAAGTTCAGGTGTTTCTAGCACCTCTCATATACTTTATTCAAATGgtttataaatttttaaattcCTTATAAAAGCAAGTTCTAGATCCAGTAGTATTGCTACATTGAGAACCATAAAAGTTTAAGAAAAGGTGGGGTCTTTTTTTCAATTGACTTTGAAGTACATCTCCTTTCTTACCTGTAAAACAACACAGCACTGAATAAAGTCATCAAAAGCAACTTGTCCTCTTCCTTGTCTGTCAAATTTCCGAATAAGGATATCGTAGAATTGATCAGACAGTCGGTAACCTTGGAAAAGAGAAATGCTTTAACAGGTTTCAATTACTGCAGTCCTTCTATAAAAAGAACTAGGCTGTTCAGCAGGCATGtttaacaaaaccagaaaacagtaAGCAGTTACGAgagacagggtttttttgccagataTCTCTGTGTTAAACTAAAATGCATGCAGTAAAAAACCTTGCTTAATAATAATTACAGACAATCACAGTAAACATAATTACTGATTAAAGTGACTAGTTGGTTGAGGGGAAAGTTTAGGGCTGCAACTCAAAGTTTTGTAACTGAAGTCAATTAAATCAAAGTTCCTTTTGCCATCAGAATGTCCAGTGACAGCTGACTTTGTTTATAAAAGCGGCAAGCTGTATCAAGTACCTTTGTAAGTTCAGACATTTACCTGAAGTATGGGTAATGCTCTCAGAGCAGCTAACAGGGGAGGCAGAAAACATTCCACACACCTACTGACACATCCAGTTTCATTGTTTCCCTTAAAGGAAATAGCTTAAAAAGTGCTTGTGGCATGGATATCTTTAAGGGTACCTTATACCTAAAAGGATAACTGCATTTCGCTTGCCTCATTTTTAGTCACATTTGTCAAAGCAGTACAGCCCTAATGATAAGAAGCTCATCTGATGACATAACCCAGTCATAAAAACTGTAATTGCAAATGAATTACCAAAACCTGTTAGTGCTTGCTTTAGTTCATTTTTGTCAATCATTCCAGAATTGTCTCTGTCATACGTTCGAAAGACATTCTGCCAGTCTGAGATGTACTTCCAGACTCCTGTGAATTCATTGAAGTTCACACCACCTTTGTTTTCTCTGTCAAACATgcctgaaataataataaacacaTATAAAACCTTAATCATACTATTCTTCAGTAAGATCTGCTAGTATTTTAAGAAGGAAGCAAGAGTGCTATGTGGAAAGtactgaagacagaaaagaaactgcaaaaatgCAGGTGGTATTTTGGAAAGTACTGCCAAAATAAGCAAGCAGCTGTCCACTGAAGGAGGATAAGATAAAGCAAGATAAGAGGACCAGAATGAATCACAAGAATGTTTGTTTTTCCCGggttttcctttccagtttgaAAGCATTTAGGGCTCAATTGATGATCCAGTGTCAAAAagcaggggtggggggtgttCTTCTCTTAAGGACTCGTGAAAAGTCTACAACATCTATTGACTGCCAGAAGTACTGGGATATTCATCTGCCTTTGACTTACTGATACTGTCATTACACAAACAGTGTGTCGCACAGTGATGGAACTCAGACTGCTGCTGAATACTTAttgaaagcaaagcacaaaatTTAGTCCTTGGATTTATAACTGCATGATAGAAAAGATTTTTTGTGCTTGAATTTTTATCCTCCTGTTCTACCACCATCATCTTCCCCATTACTGACAATTATTTTAGGACCAAAGAATTCAGACATTGTAAAGCTTCTGTTTGGTCTTTTTGGAGCAGAACACAGGACTAAAATGGAAGACAGGAAAAACTAGTTAGGAAGACAAGCTATGTAATATCTTTTTAGAATATTTAAGCTGACAATCTCCCCACATGTAAATTACATTTACTATCTATTCAATTGTACAGTAACGTTTTCTCAGACTACTTTGAcaagtgcatgtgtgtgcacacaaaaGGCATTCCTGTattattaaaaagggaaaatatttgagTTTAACTTATTACTGCTGGGCTgtctggggaaggaaaaaaaaaaaagtaaagacatATTGAAACATAGCACCTAACAACGAAAGACCAGCTTGTTAACGCTACAGCCAAATTAGTTCAAAAGACCTTTAAACAGGCATTCATTATTACAGTAGaaatatatattgtatatgtATTGTAATATTTGTAcgtttatttttctaaaacagtGCAGCAGTTGATAGCGTTCTCAATTGTCTGAAGAGATTCACAAAACAGCATCTTGACTCTTTCACATCACACAACTACACTCACCAAGAATTGACCTGACTGTTGCTGGATTAAATGGAGTCCACGTGCCTGAAACAGAAAGAATTACTTAGTTCCTCAATACTAAGTTACATTTTACAAAAGtgcaaccaaccaaaaaaatcagaTAAGAACTTACTT
This genomic interval from Accipiter gentilis chromosome 27, bAccGen1.1, whole genome shotgun sequence contains the following:
- the PDCD6 gene encoding programmed cell death protein 6 isoform X2, with amino-acid sequence MNFSKHYPMDQCITWTKISCLQPAFLLHIKSFRTGIEDGTWTPFNPATVRSILGMFDRENKGGVNFNEFTGVWKYISDWQNVFRTYDRDNSGMIDKNELKQALTGFGYRLSDQFYDILIRKFDRQGRGQVAFDDFIQCCVVLQRLTDVFRRYDTDQDGWIQVSYEQYLSMVFSIV
- the PDCD6 gene encoding programmed cell death protein 6 isoform X3, translated to MFDRENKGGVNFNEFTGVWKYISDWQNVFRTYDRDNSGMIDKNELKQALTGFGYRLSDQFYDILIRKFDRQGRGQVAFDDFIQCCVVLQRLTDVFRRYDTDQDGWIQVSYEQYLSMVFSIV
- the PDCD6 gene encoding programmed cell death protein 6 isoform X1, which gives rise to MAAGYHYRPNGGGGGAALPDPSFLWNVFQRVDKDRSGIISDNELQQALSNGTWTPFNPATVRSILGMFDRENKGGVNFNEFTGVWKYISDWQNVFRTYDRDNSGMIDKNELKQALTGYRLSDQFYDILIRKFDRQGRGQVAFDDFIQCCVVLQRLTDVFRRYDTDQDGWIQVSYEQYLSMVFSIV
- the PDCD6 gene encoding programmed cell death protein 6 isoform X4, encoding MAAGYHYRPNGGGGGAALPDPSFLWNVFQRVDKDRSGIISDNELQQALSNGTWTPFNPATVRSILGMFDRENKGGVNFNEFTGVWKYISDWQNVFRTYDRDNSGMIDKNELKQALTGFGYRLSDQFYDILIRKFDRQGRGQVAFDDFIQCCVVLQRLTDVFRRYDTDQDGWIQVSYEQYLSMVFSIV